One Bacteroidales bacterium genomic window carries:
- a CDS encoding efflux RND transporter periplasmic adaptor subunit produces MRKYQIFQICSLFTFLLFFAGCSNQTVTTDQEDTKNQMVVVTKIQFAHENMEIGQPMIKLFEKSIRVRGIIDSPTDGKAQVSTFVPGLIKNVSVNFGEKVSRGQLLCQIDSKEIITLQQDYIESAAKLQVLEKQYQGAKVLYEEKVASELDFLTAESNFNIERARYNALKAKLTLINLNPAEVEKGKISQTVSIFSPINGYITQHHCTNGMNVETNSFLMEIVDQNKSFVKLFVFQKDVPFLQQGQTVRFFAPSLKEVVYNGKLSMISKSTDVETNSVLCTADITGSDHAGLIIGQNIEVDIVTRAIETLCVPEEAIHAVDDRNYLLIKVDEDQENLYFQKVEVQAGSVFDGWTELIDFEDQKNILLRGGYNLIID; encoded by the coding sequence ATGAGAAAATATCAGATTTTTCAAATTTGTTCCCTCTTTACTTTTCTTTTGTTTTTTGCAGGTTGTAGCAATCAGACTGTTACAACAGATCAGGAAGATACTAAAAATCAGATGGTCGTTGTTACCAAAATCCAGTTTGCGCATGAAAATATGGAAATTGGACAGCCAATGATAAAGCTGTTTGAAAAAAGTATCAGGGTCAGAGGTATCATAGATTCGCCAACCGACGGAAAAGCTCAGGTAAGCACTTTTGTTCCGGGGTTAATAAAGAATGTCAGCGTCAATTTTGGAGAAAAAGTAAGCAGAGGCCAGCTGTTATGCCAGATAGACAGCAAAGAGATCATTACACTTCAACAGGATTATATTGAGAGTGCGGCAAAACTTCAGGTACTTGAGAAACAATACCAGGGGGCAAAGGTGCTTTACGAAGAAAAAGTTGCCTCTGAGCTCGATTTCCTGACTGCAGAGAGTAACTTCAATATCGAGAGAGCTCGCTACAACGCGCTGAAAGCAAAGCTCACACTGATCAATCTTAATCCGGCAGAGGTAGAAAAGGGGAAGATTTCGCAAACGGTCAGTATCTTCTCACCCATCAATGGATATATCACGCAACATCATTGCACAAACGGCATGAATGTAGAAACCAATTCCTTTCTCATGGAGATTGTTGATCAGAACAAGTCATTTGTGAAACTGTTTGTTTTTCAAAAAGATGTCCCTTTTCTGCAACAGGGGCAAACGGTTCGTTTCTTTGCTCCATCACTCAAAGAAGTGGTTTACAACGGCAAACTAAGTATGATCAGTAAGTCAACGGATGTAGAGACCAATTCGGTGTTATGTACTGCCGATATAACCGGAAGCGATCATGCAGGATTGATAATCGGGCAAAACATCGAAGTGGATATTGTTACCAGGGCAATTGAAACTTTATGCGTTCCGGAAGAAGCCATCCATGCTGTGGATGACCGGAATTATTTACTGATTAAGGTGGATGAAGATCAGGAGAACCTCTACTTTCAGAAAGTCGAAGTTCAGGCCGGTTCAGTTTTCGATGGCTGGACGGAACTTATTGATTTTGAAGATCAAAAAAATATTTTACTCAGGGGTGGATACAACCTGATCATTGATTGA
- a CDS encoding glutaminase, producing MDCNQIISEIYNEVKATSPDGKVADYIPELAKVDPGKFGIALLTAKGESHAIGDVDEKFSIQSICKVFLLSMAFSAIGDDLWQRVGVEPSGNPFNSIIQLEYEKGKPRNPLINPGAHVMCDILLTELEDPYEALLDFVRKISGNRQVEYNEKVAASEKKLGFRNASLINMMKSYGNIQNHVDAVLDFYYHACSIELTCRQLAKAFLPFANLSVPFDYAGVTLTKSQIKRMNAIMLCCGFYDESGEFAFEVGLPGKSGVGGGIAAINPNQYSVVTWSPRINEKGNSVYGMRALELLTTKTENSIF from the coding sequence ATGGACTGCAATCAAATTATCAGCGAGATTTATAACGAAGTCAAAGCTACAAGCCCTGATGGCAAGGTGGCTGACTATATTCCTGAACTGGCAAAAGTTGATCCTGGAAAGTTCGGAATCGCCCTGTTAACTGCCAAAGGCGAATCCCACGCCATTGGCGATGTTGATGAAAAATTCTCCATCCAGAGCATTTGCAAGGTATTTTTGCTTTCGATGGCTTTCTCAGCCATCGGCGATGATCTTTGGCAACGAGTAGGCGTCGAGCCGTCGGGTAATCCTTTTAATTCGATTATTCAACTGGAATATGAGAAAGGTAAACCTCGTAACCCCTTGATCAACCCCGGCGCCCATGTGATGTGCGACATTCTGCTGACTGAGCTGGAAGATCCGTATGAAGCGCTGCTCGATTTTGTCAGGAAAATAAGTGGAAACCGCCAGGTGGAATACAATGAGAAAGTTGCGGCATCTGAAAAGAAACTGGGGTTCCGCAATGCCTCGCTGATCAACATGATGAAATCCTACGGTAACATCCAAAATCATGTGGATGCCGTGCTGGATTTTTATTACCACGCCTGTTCCATCGAACTGACTTGCCGCCAGTTGGCCAAAGCATTTCTCCCTTTTGCCAACCTTTCTGTTCCTTTCGATTATGCCGGTGTCACGCTCACAAAAAGTCAGATTAAACGCATGAACGCCATCATGCTTTGTTGCGGTTTTTACGACGAATCAGGTGAGTTTGCCTTTGAAGTTGGTTTGCCCGGCAAAAGCGGCGTCGGTGGCGGTATTGCTGCCATCAACCCCAATCAATACAGCGTGGTTACCTGGAGTCCCAGAATAAATGAAAAAGGAAATTCGGTGTACGGGATGAGGGCACTTGAACTGCTGACTACAAAGACGGAGAATTCGATATTTTAA
- a CDS encoding CHAD domain-containing protein has translation MSAQNNISLYNFLDRQIELFKGNFLTTRASMDQEAIHQMRVAVKKINAIYKLKKHIDFPVTIDKKLFDIISAIYGSSGKLRDVQLQHNLLYHYRKELKFGFTALQVLLNESETELEEQLMSVVAEIDPASLEAASQSSGLPENLQNLAGIERESIIFIYRKIEKIEKLMLLIQNEKFVHELRKQVKQLFFVLQFLHSHFPESTFGNYDLKPFQLVGDRLGQWNDRSMFIQRINAFVALQEPNFISENAEYYLLLKSVEDDKRSLLKNVDLMLYMEMINLKALFPETDGSNQVEIPKN, from the coding sequence ATGTCTGCCCAAAACAACATCAGTTTATATAACTTTCTCGACCGGCAGATTGAACTTTTTAAAGGAAACTTTCTGACCACACGTGCTTCCATGGATCAGGAAGCCATCCACCAAATGCGGGTAGCCGTGAAAAAGATCAATGCCATTTACAAACTCAAAAAGCACATTGATTTTCCGGTAACTATTGACAAGAAACTCTTTGATATCATCAGTGCAATATATGGTAGTTCTGGTAAACTGAGGGATGTACAACTACAGCATAACCTGTTGTATCACTACCGGAAAGAACTGAAGTTTGGATTTACTGCCTTGCAGGTTTTACTCAATGAATCTGAAACTGAACTTGAAGAGCAATTAATGAGCGTGGTCGCTGAGATTGATCCTGCCAGCCTTGAAGCAGCCTCCCAAAGTTCAGGGTTGCCAGAAAATCTTCAAAACCTTGCCGGTATTGAAAGAGAAAGTATAATATTTATCTACAGGAAAATTGAGAAGATAGAAAAACTGATGCTGCTCATTCAAAATGAGAAGTTTGTCCATGAACTGCGGAAGCAGGTAAAACAATTGTTTTTCGTTTTGCAGTTCCTGCACAGCCATTTCCCTGAAAGCACTTTTGGCAATTATGATTTGAAGCCCTTTCAACTGGTTGGGGACAGGCTTGGCCAATGGAACGACCGCAGCATGTTCATCCAACGAATTAATGCGTTCGTTGCACTTCAGGAACCAAATTTTATCAGCGAAAATGCCGAGTATTATCTATTACTCAAAAGTGTTGAGGATGATAAGCGCAGCCTGTTAAAGAATGTTGATCTGATGCTCTATATGGAGATGATCAACCTAAAGGCACTTTTTCCCGAAACAGATGGAAGTAACCAGGTTGAAATTCCAAAAAATTAA
- a CDS encoding pyruvate phosphate dikinase, translating into MSEKFYSKALEANLAETRYKDIVIPENLQHFIGLSEKYYGIHKRALECIIEYLHPFSNRLFVVEQLREILISDFWFYSTLDNGAEAFAVPVGLYDDLLKSCIREDLGKLIVKTLLEFADRLNKENKETLFPAIHLTMEVLSRNLEANEKAYIISSRFFIKFLDDIVKTPEFTEETVLLVKNILQHNIDFWDESTQIEQWYDEKKELLIDHFETIMAKAGKSWFDELRSTLSTADSWEKLKTGLPVFDEIADHFGALTNDLKSFIDKFFYTFYLLHLPGMQNQKDRLIWNINKVLRSAVDEVDENDLFGFTDRIFSLCEELREEHTSAVLDCILTLGKRIVDRDSSEDKHFINYFEKKLIDFGFETPGIVYVNKDWQINVNENHIKNIRVWLELIEYPQTVMEKLLSALIVNLKMGGIFISDTDLFQREITKVLNSNIAPFYKKVKQLTRIFPVYFHEIGAEGEIRNVTTNMDEVNHRQDRLVHFLRKQVHTESNNTLIDLTRRIFKFWSDGNKASLQPFLPVDVFESIDLESEYFTIIHTMVTQLGEMSGLTYEQLLELKNEVFEAWMEQLPQEHEKDLHRLDCIHALYALLKEKYSFETVDIISILRRYAFIEPSEISRFDNAMKEEDFETALLLIYHFMEQLKKIIFNPEPTQAWENIYHKRHIAIGIPSMYGTYREPKFEAIGLTFRLENIATRLMEKIVDRINLDYVSAKTLKRVLQILEFFKDGLELDGIYNQGFNSNLDMFRYSLTSRSFSLQQYINIFQFIAENVKVTIDKYFLRSYEYPLKIIIPKMFFVDHNYSDKEKVQLISQKSEEFYRDIISQAFLVQPLDNMISRVLNSLHNMVDKYPSELINDVMSYNSDLIISPLYQETKNTDNQIFLGSKAFFLKKLYLAGFPVPPGFVLTTEVFRRRNAISNHYEIGKEMDELIMQHLHRLERITGKELGNPKNPLLLSVRSGTAISMPGAMDTFLNVGMNDELTDGLSKQHNFGWTSWDCYRRLLQSWGMANGIHRDVFDTIMRDYKKRHNVDLKMYFKPEVMKEISLSYRKALDEHQVYFEQDLVRQLKYTINCVFDSWDSDRAKVYRKHMNIANDWGTAVIVQKMILGNLNYISGTGVVFTQNPHRERPGVHLYGDFTLCSQGEDIVAGLVTPLPVGETQRKYLELEGDSLQTKLPEIYRRIHKIATKMTEDLGFSPQEIEFTFESENSEDLFILQTRDQDLHQPTRINVFSSTAGQMKLVGRGIGIGGSAMNGIVAIDKDDLISLARKFPGERLILVRPDTVPDDIGMIFECDGLLTAKGGATSHAAVTAVRLGKTCVVNCTDMIVNDILKECQINSYLFKPGDKIAIDGHHGNIFKGHYPIETTEIKAML; encoded by the coding sequence ATGAGCGAAAAATTTTATTCAAAAGCACTTGAAGCCAACCTTGCCGAAACCAGGTACAAGGATATTGTCATCCCTGAGAATTTACAGCATTTTATCGGACTGTCCGAAAAATACTACGGCATCCATAAACGGGCTCTGGAGTGCATTATCGAATACCTCCACCCCTTCAGCAACCGGCTGTTTGTGGTTGAGCAACTCCGCGAGATTCTGATTTCTGATTTCTGGTTTTACTCAACCCTTGACAATGGAGCGGAGGCTTTTGCTGTGCCTGTCGGGCTTTATGACGACCTCCTCAAATCCTGCATCCGGGAAGACCTGGGCAAACTGATCGTAAAAACCTTACTTGAATTCGCCGATCGGCTTAACAAAGAGAATAAAGAAACCCTCTTCCCTGCCATACACCTCACCATGGAGGTGCTCAGCCGCAACCTCGAAGCCAACGAAAAAGCCTATATCATCAGCTCACGATTTTTTATCAAATTCCTTGATGATATTGTTAAAACACCGGAATTTACTGAGGAAACGGTTCTTTTAGTAAAGAATATCCTTCAACACAATATTGACTTTTGGGACGAAAGTACACAGATAGAACAATGGTATGATGAAAAGAAAGAGTTGCTGATTGACCATTTTGAAACCATCATGGCAAAGGCCGGCAAATCCTGGTTTGATGAGCTGAGAAGTACCCTGAGTACTGCCGATAGCTGGGAAAAACTTAAAACCGGACTGCCGGTTTTTGATGAGATCGCCGATCATTTCGGCGCACTCACCAACGACCTTAAAAGTTTCATTGACAAATTCTTTTACACGTTTTACCTCTTGCACCTGCCCGGAATGCAAAACCAGAAAGACAGGCTGATATGGAACATCAACAAGGTGCTGCGCAGTGCTGTGGACGAAGTGGATGAAAACGACCTTTTCGGTTTTACCGACAGGATTTTTTCACTTTGCGAGGAACTGCGGGAGGAACACACATCTGCCGTACTCGATTGCATTCTTACGCTTGGCAAACGCATTGTTGACCGTGATAGCAGTGAAGACAAACACTTCATCAATTATTTTGAGAAAAAACTCATTGACTTTGGGTTTGAGACTCCCGGTATTGTTTACGTGAACAAGGACTGGCAGATCAATGTAAACGAAAACCACATCAAAAACATCAGGGTTTGGCTCGAATTGATCGAGTACCCGCAAACGGTGATGGAAAAACTGCTTTCGGCTTTGATCGTTAACCTGAAAATGGGGGGTATTTTTATCAGCGATACTGACCTTTTTCAGCGCGAAATCACCAAAGTACTCAACTCCAATATTGCTCCATTTTATAAAAAAGTCAAGCAGCTTACTCGCATCTTCCCCGTCTATTTTCACGAGATCGGCGCTGAGGGAGAGATCAGAAATGTGACCACCAACATGGACGAAGTGAATCACCGCCAGGACAGGCTGGTACATTTTCTCCGTAAACAGGTGCACACCGAGAGCAACAATACACTGATTGATCTTACACGACGGATTTTCAAGTTCTGGTCGGATGGCAATAAAGCTTCCCTCCAGCCCTTTCTGCCGGTTGATGTGTTCGAATCCATTGACCTCGAAAGCGAGTACTTTACCATCATTCACACCATGGTAACTCAATTGGGTGAGATGTCAGGATTGACCTATGAGCAACTGCTTGAGCTTAAAAATGAAGTTTTCGAAGCTTGGATGGAGCAACTACCGCAGGAACACGAAAAAGACCTTCACCGGCTTGATTGCATCCATGCACTTTATGCACTGCTCAAAGAAAAATACTCTTTCGAAACCGTTGATATTATCTCCATCCTGCGCCGTTACGCCTTTATCGAACCAAGCGAAATCAGCCGGTTTGACAATGCAATGAAAGAAGAAGATTTTGAAACTGCTCTTCTGTTGATTTACCATTTCATGGAGCAGCTCAAAAAGATCATTTTCAACCCGGAGCCTACCCAGGCCTGGGAAAACATTTATCATAAGCGGCATATTGCCATTGGAATCCCTTCGATGTACGGTACATACAGGGAGCCTAAATTTGAAGCCATTGGGCTTACGTTCCGGCTCGAAAACATCGCCACCAGGTTGATGGAAAAAATTGTTGACAGGATAAACCTTGATTATGTTTCGGCCAAAACACTTAAACGCGTGCTCCAGATTCTTGAGTTTTTCAAGGATGGATTAGAACTTGACGGGATTTACAACCAGGGATTCAACTCCAACCTCGATATGTTCCGCTACTCGCTGACTTCGCGCAGTTTTTCACTTCAGCAGTACATCAACATCTTCCAGTTTATTGCCGAAAATGTGAAAGTTACTATTGACAAATATTTCCTGAGATCTTACGAATATCCGCTGAAAATTATTATTCCAAAGATGTTTTTCGTTGATCATAATTATTCAGATAAAGAAAAAGTTCAGCTCATCAGCCAGAAATCAGAGGAATTTTACCGCGACATCATCAGCCAGGCCTTTCTTGTCCAGCCTCTGGATAACATGATTTCTCGCGTGCTCAATTCGTTACATAATATGGTGGATAAATATCCTTCTGAACTGATTAATGATGTAATGTCGTACAATTCAGATCTGATCATTAGTCCACTTTACCAGGAGACAAAAAATACTGACAACCAGATATTTTTAGGTTCAAAAGCTTTTTTTCTTAAGAAACTTTACCTTGCCGGCTTCCCGGTTCCACCCGGATTTGTTCTGACTACCGAGGTTTTTCGCCGACGCAATGCCATCTCCAATCACTATGAAATAGGGAAGGAAATGGACGAACTGATCATGCAGCACCTTCACAGGCTTGAGCGGATCACAGGAAAAGAATTGGGTAATCCGAAAAACCCGTTACTGTTATCAGTACGTTCAGGCACAGCCATTTCCATGCCCGGAGCGATGGATACTTTTCTCAATGTTGGCATGAATGATGAATTAACAGATGGATTGAGTAAACAACACAATTTCGGATGGACTTCATGGGATTGCTACCGCCGTCTTTTACAAAGCTGGGGGATGGCCAACGGCATCCACCGCGATGTGTTCGACACCATCATGCGTGATTATAAAAAACGGCATAACGTTGACCTGAAAATGTATTTCAAACCAGAAGTAATGAAGGAGATCTCCCTGTCCTACCGCAAAGCACTCGATGAACACCAGGTCTATTTTGAACAGGATTTGGTCAGGCAGTTGAAATACACCATCAATTGCGTTTTTGACTCCTGGGACTCTGACCGTGCAAAGGTTTACCGCAAGCACATGAACATTGCAAATGACTGGGGAACGGCGGTAATCGTGCAAAAAATGATTCTCGGCAACCTGAATTACATCTCCGGCACAGGAGTGGTCTTTACTCAAAATCCTCACCGTGAGCGCCCCGGGGTGCATCTTTACGGCGATTTCACGCTCTGCAGCCAGGGCGAGGATATCGTGGCAGGTTTGGTTACGCCGCTTCCTGTTGGTGAAACCCAGCGAAAGTACCTTGAATTGGAAGGAGATTCGCTTCAAACCAAACTGCCGGAAATCTATAGACGAATTCACAAAATAGCCACTAAGATGACTGAAGACCTTGGCTTCAGCCCTCAGGAAATTGAATTTACCTTTGAATCGGAAAACAGCGAGGATCTTTTTATCCTGCAAACCCGCGACCAGGACTTGCATCAACCCACGCGCATCAATGTTTTTAGCAGTACAGCCGGGCAAATGAAACTGGTGGGGCGTGGTATCGGTATTGGGGGCAGTGCTATGAACGGAATTGTTGCCATTGACAAAGATGACCTGATCTCACTGGCCAGGAAATTCCCGGGAGAACGGCTCATCCTTGTAAGGCCGGATACTGTACCTGACGACATCGGGATGATTTTTGAATGTGACGGGTTGCTCACTGCAAAGGGGGGCGCCACTTCACATGCCGCCGTGACAGCTGTGCGACTTGGAAAAACCTGCGTTGTCAACTGCACCGACATGATTGTGAACGATATCCTAAAAGAGTGTCAAATCAATAGCTATCTGTTTAAACCTGGCGATAAAATTGCCATCGACGGCCATCATGGAAATATTTTCAAAGGCCATTATCCTATCGAAACAACGGAAATAAAGGCGATGCTTTAG
- a CDS encoding glycoside hydrolase family 16 protein — METIKWSGREWLTRETWGLYHPNNKLFWYDRSAVEVNGGGLLKLKVHKNPRQFDGSFIETGVGLISSVDDFRFGHFEIECMLPTGKHLWPAFWSYGRETWPPEVDIFEGYTKAGGNYFGTFFDALSLWNVQTNAHWGNVNKGTKGSASPKTHWFGIRNPSRNYIRYRMSWFPDKIIIYYNNNEVRRFSEKPLLEQMNSQPSRVIINNAVTASNWSLKDDFKVRYFRYEPL, encoded by the coding sequence ATGGAAACAATCAAATGGTCTGGAAGAGAGTGGCTAACACGTGAAACGTGGGGGCTTTACCACCCGAACAACAAACTTTTCTGGTATGACCGTAGCGCTGTTGAAGTGAATGGTGGTGGATTGTTAAAACTGAAGGTTCACAAAAATCCCCGCCAGTTTGATGGGTCATTCATCGAAACCGGTGTCGGGCTAATCAGCTCGGTTGACGATTTCCGGTTTGGACATTTTGAGATAGAATGCATGCTACCAACGGGTAAACACCTGTGGCCTGCCTTCTGGTCTTATGGAAGGGAGACATGGCCACCTGAGGTGGATATTTTCGAAGGCTACACGAAAGCCGGAGGTAATTATTTTGGCACTTTCTTCGACGCCCTTTCTCTCTGGAATGTTCAAACCAATGCACATTGGGGCAATGTAAACAAGGGAACAAAAGGTTCCGCCTCCCCAAAAACCCACTGGTTCGGCATTCGGAATCCTTCAAGAAATTACATCAGGTACAGGATGTCCTGGTTCCCGGATAAGATCATTATTTACTATAACAATAACGAAGTCAGGAGGTTTAGTGAAAAACCACTGCTTGAGCAGATGAACAGCCAGCCTTCGAGGGTAATCATCAATAATGCAGTAACTGCCTCCAACTGGTCGCTGAAGGATGATTTTAAGGTAAGGTACTTCAGGTATGAGCCGCTTTAA
- a CDS encoding mechanosensitive ion channel produces the protein MDLEKIYELAVSYGIRIVLALLTLIVGLWVIKFLSRWAERSMRKSNFDQTLKSFLLAIIKIGLKVMLVISVISMLGIAMTSFVAVLAATGFAIGMALSGSLQNFAGGVMIVLFKPFKLGDYIEAQGFSGTVSEIHIFNTILKTPDNKTIILPNGSLSNGPMTNYSTEPQRRVDFTFGVGYGDDIDKARKIIMDLITADERILKDPVPFVAISGLGSSAVNFAVRVWVNAENFWGVFFDMNENVKKAFDKNNVSIPFPQTDVHLYQVT, from the coding sequence ATGGATCTTGAAAAAATCTATGAACTTGCTGTAAGCTACGGTATCAGAATAGTGCTTGCATTACTAACGCTAATTGTCGGACTCTGGGTGATCAAATTTTTAAGTCGATGGGCTGAGCGTTCGATGAGAAAAAGCAATTTCGACCAAACCCTTAAGTCGTTCCTCCTCGCGATAATAAAAATTGGACTGAAGGTTATGCTGGTCATCAGTGTAATTTCGATGTTGGGCATTGCCATGACTTCCTTTGTAGCAGTTCTTGCAGCTACAGGCTTTGCAATCGGTATGGCACTCTCGGGGTCATTACAAAACTTCGCAGGTGGTGTAATGATTGTACTTTTTAAACCTTTTAAGCTTGGTGATTATATCGAAGCACAGGGATTTTCTGGAACAGTCAGTGAAATTCACATCTTTAATACTATTCTGAAAACCCCTGATAACAAGACGATTATCCTCCCAAATGGAAGCCTCTCCAACGGACCAATGACCAATTATTCAACCGAGCCTCAACGCAGGGTGGATTTCACTTTTGGAGTTGGTTACGGTGATGATATCGACAAAGCACGTAAAATTATCATGGACCTCATTACTGCAGACGAGCGGATATTAAAGGATCCCGTGCCTTTTGTTGCAATCTCCGGTTTGGGCTCCAGTGCTGTTAACTTTGCGGTAAGGGTGTGGGTTAATGCAGAAAACTTTTGGGGAGTATTTTTTGATATGAATGAAAATGTGAAAAAAGCTTTTGACAAAAACAACGTTTCCATCCCCTTTCCACAGACAGATGTTCATCTTTATCAGGTGACATAA
- the mscL gene encoding large-conductance mechanosensitive channel protein MscL — translation MSLIKEFKDFAMRGNVVDLAVAVVIGGAFGKIISSFVADVLMPPIGMLLGGVDFTDLVITLKEAQGDVAAVTMRYGTFIQTVIDFLIIAFAIFMVIKAMNAAKKKEVPPPPPPPPGPTKEEELLAEIRDLLKK, via the coding sequence ATGAGCTTAATTAAAGAATTCAAGGATTTCGCCATGCGCGGCAACGTGGTCGACCTGGCTGTTGCTGTGGTGATCGGCGGTGCATTCGGGAAAATTATCAGCTCTTTTGTAGCTGACGTTTTAATGCCACCGATTGGCATGCTCCTGGGCGGGGTTGATTTTACCGACCTGGTGATCACCCTCAAAGAGGCACAGGGTGATGTAGCTGCAGTAACAATGAGATATGGTACATTCATCCAGACAGTCATTGACTTCCTCATCATCGCTTTTGCCATCTTTATGGTAATCAAAGCGATGAACGCTGCGAAGAAAAAAGAAGTTCCACCGCCACCGCCTCCTCCTCCGGGACCAACCAAAGAAGAGGAACTGCTGGCAGAAATCAGGGATTTACTCAAAAAGTAA
- a CDS encoding DUF3078 domain-containing protein, translating to MRKFFLLIALVAGIGAFAQDTTQAVSPWKTSGLTSLTLNQASFSNWSAGGENSIATTALFKFFADYTKDKFSVNNSLNLRYGMVKNESDPLRKSEDLIELNSQFNHLLSEHWSVSGLVNFTTQFADGYNYPDDSTVVSKFMSPAYLTIAPGVLYKPVDYFSILFSPASFKAIMVMDQDLADLGAYGVDPAEYDALGNKTADGENTKIKLGAFAEFYFKKDLKTDLSFESKLNFFYNYLPDDVLPDGKMPMDVNWQNFFNYKLNEWFSANLFVHLAYMPSDVRIETVPPVTGIGDNTIKVTPNDKLQVKETFGIGFAYNF from the coding sequence ATGAGAAAATTCTTTTTACTGATTGCCTTAGTGGCTGGTATTGGGGCGTTTGCACAAGATACAACACAAGCAGTGAGTCCCTGGAAAACCAGTGGACTGACAAGCCTGACGCTTAATCAGGCAAGTTTTTCAAACTGGTCAGCCGGAGGTGAAAATTCGATTGCCACGACCGCCCTGTTCAAGTTCTTTGCTGATTACACCAAGGATAAGTTTTCAGTGAATAACAGTTTGAATCTGAGGTACGGGATGGTTAAAAATGAAAGTGATCCGTTGAGGAAAAGTGAAGACCTGATCGAGTTGAACTCCCAGTTCAATCATTTACTTTCAGAGCATTGGAGTGTGAGCGGTTTGGTCAATTTTACCACACAGTTTGCTGATGGATACAATTATCCTGACGACTCGACTGTAGTTTCAAAGTTCATGTCACCCGCCTATCTAACGATTGCTCCTGGTGTTTTGTACAAACCGGTTGATTACTTCTCTATCCTGTTCAGCCCTGCCTCTTTCAAAGCCATTATGGTGATGGATCAGGATTTGGCTGATCTTGGAGCCTACGGCGTGGACCCTGCTGAATATGATGCATTGGGAAATAAAACTGCGGATGGTGAAAACACTAAAATCAAACTTGGGGCTTTTGCAGAATTCTATTTTAAAAAAGACCTTAAGACTGATTTATCATTTGAATCAAAACTTAACTTTTTCTACAATTACCTGCCGGATGACGTGCTTCCTGACGGTAAAATGCCTATGGATGTAAACTGGCAGAACTTCTTCAATTACAAACTTAATGAATGGTTTTCGGCCAATTTATTTGTACACTTAGCCTACATGCCAAGTGATGTGCGGATTGAAACTGTTCCCCCTGTTACCGGAATTGGTGATAACACCATCAAGGTCACCCCTAACGATAAACTCCAGGTGAAAGAAACGTTCGGGATTGGTTTTGCCTATAATTTTTAG
- a CDS encoding type VI secretion system tube protein Hcp, with product MRIILLTIFFAAHIAYAQVGIGTTNPSPNSVLDLTSPDKGLMLPRVNDTSAVSNPSAGLMIYDLNAQSPAFHNGASWNALAGSSVVSGTTTESITYTFFGPNSFGQGTYDLIAMSYGGSNFGNINNANIQDVSISKLQDINSVNFFKEMISGSMNGGIEFKMYAPGQTSPYYSVKLTNWKVSSVQQSLGVGGEIYESISFTFENIGFKDWINNSGFTFNLVTKVIGPY from the coding sequence ATGAGAATCATTTTACTCACTATTTTTTTTGCAGCCCATATAGCCTATGCACAAGTAGGCATTGGCACCACCAATCCCAGCCCTAATTCGGTGCTCGACCTTACCAGTCCTGACAAGGGGCTCATGCTGCCTCGTGTAAACGATACCAGCGCTGTAAGCAACCCCTCCGCCGGATTAATGATTTATGACCTCAACGCCCAGTCACCTGCCTTTCATAACGGCGCCAGTTGGAATGCTTTGGCAGGTTCAAGTGTTGTGTCAGGTACGACTACCGAATCCATTACTTATACTTTTTTTGGTCCAAATTCTTTTGGGCAAGGCACATATGATCTAATCGCTATGTCTTACGGAGGCTCCAACTTTGGCAATATAAACAATGCCAATATTCAGGATGTGAGCATTTCCAAGCTTCAGGACATCAATTCTGTTAACTTTTTCAAGGAAATGATATCGGGTTCGATGAATGGGGGAATTGAATTCAAAATGTATGCACCCGGGCAAACTTCACCATATTACTCAGTAAAACTTACCAATTGGAAGGTCTCAAGTGTGCAGCAGAGTTTGGGAGTTGGGGGTGAAATTTATGAAAGCATTAGTTTTACCTTCGAAAACATCGGGTTCAAAGACTGGATAAATAATTCCGGTTTTACATTCAATCTGGTAACAAAAGTCATTGGTCCTTATTGA